Within the Paenibacillus sp. AN1007 genome, the region TGCGGACTTCACAAAGGCCATCTTGGGGGCCCCCCTTTGCTGGTTCCTAATTGATGCTATATAAGTTAAACGAACGATTTTACACAGCCCACTCCGATGACAGAATACCCTGAAGAGCAGCTGCTATCCCCTGATTTGTTCAACTTATATAATTTTTAGATGTTCATTATGTAAACGAAGAACCTCCTCTAAAGGATACGCTCTTCTTATAAATTTTTTCTAACGCAGCTTCACCGTCATACCTGCACGTGCTGTTGTAATGCTTTGATCCAGTCCATAGTCCTTCCTTACATCTACATCATGTGACATATGTGTAAAAAAGGTGCGCCCCGGCTGCAGCTCTCGCAAAAGCTCCTGAGCCTCCTGCATATCATACACCGAACGCGTCGAGAACTCCGCCAATTCATGCACAAAGCTCGTGCCCAGTACTAACATATCCAATCCATAGAGCAGCTGCTTCTCATCTTCTTTCAAATCGATAGCATCCGAACAGTATGCCCACGCATACCCCTCACGATCCAGTCGATAAGCATACGAAAATCCGTTATGTCCATGACACACTTTCCAAGAGCGAATCTTCCATCCGCCGAGTTCAATTCCGTTATCCGTTTCGTGAAAATCCATATGACGAACGAGCCAAGGAAACTGTCCCTGAATCGTGACGATCACCTCACGCGGTGCATACAGCTTCCCCTTCACTCCTAACCAGCGGCACGCATCCGCCCACTCCGGCAGACCACCGATATGATCAAAATGCGCATGCGTAATCAGCAGCGTATGCACCATCCTCATTCCCAGATCTTCCATCTGAGAACGCCAGTCTGGTCCGCAGTCGATCATAAATACCTCATCATCTTGCCGATCTCGAACGCCACTCCCCCCGTGAATCAGGACAGATGAACGTTTCCGTCGATTATCACCCGTCAGCCTGGCCTCCGTACATATCTCGCAATCGC harbors:
- a CDS encoding MBL fold metallo-hydrolase codes for the protein MNQLTFLGTGDSMGVPRVYCDCEICTEARLTGDNRRKRSSVLIHGGSGVRDRQDDEVFMIDCGPDWRSQMEDLGMRMVHTLLITHAHFDHIGGLPEWADACRWLGVKGKLYAPREVIVTIQGQFPWLVRHMDFHETDNGIELGGWKIRSWKVCHGHNGFSYAYRLDREGYAWAYCSDAIDLKEDEKQLLYGLDMLVLGTSFVHELAEFSTRSVYDMQEAQELLRELQPGRTFFTHMSHDVDVRKDYGLDQSITTARAGMTVKLR